In Neofelis nebulosa isolate mNeoNeb1 chromosome 7, mNeoNeb1.pri, whole genome shotgun sequence, the following proteins share a genomic window:
- the CHAC1 gene encoding glutathione-specific gamma-glutamylcyclotransferase 1, which translates to MKQESTAQNTPPASPPTSSPVQHPRDDGDPQALWIFGYGSLVWRPDFAYSDSRVGFVRGYSRRFWQGDTFHRGSDKMPGRVVTLLEDHEGCTWGVAYQVQGEQVSEALKYLNVREAVLGGYDTKEVTFYPQDNPDQPLKALAYVATPQNPGYLGPAPEEAIATQILACRGFSGHNLEYLLRLADFMQLCGPQAQDEHLAAIVDAVGTMLPCFCPTEQALALV; encoded by the exons ATGAAGCAGGAGTCCACAGCCCAGAACACCCCTCCTGCCTCGCCGCCCACTTCGTCACCGGTGCAGCACCCCCGGGATGACGGTGACCCCCAAGCCCTGTGGATTTTCGGGTACGGCTCTCTCGTGTGGAGGCCCGACTTCGCCTACAGTGACAGCCGTGTGGGTTTCGTGCGCGGCTATAGCCGCCGCTTCTGGCAGGGAGACACCTTCCATCGGGGCAGCGACAAGATG CCTGGCCGTGTGGTGACCCTACTTGAAGATCATGAG GGCTGCACTTGGGGTGTGGCATACCAGGTTCAAGGTGAGCAGGTGAGCGAGGCCCTGAAGTACCTGAACGTGCGGGAGGCAGTGCTTGGTGGCTATGATACCAAGGAAGTCACCTTCTACCCCCAAGATAACCCTGACCAACCACTCAAGGCATTGGCTTATGTGGCCACCCCACAAAATCCTGGTTACCTGGGCCCTGCACCTGAAGAGGCCATTGCAACTCAGATCCTGGCCTGTCGCGGCTTCTCTGGTCACAACCTCGAGTACTTGCTACGCCTGGCAGACTTCATGCAGCTCTGTGGGCCCCAGGCACAGGATGAGCACCTGGCAGCCATCGTGGACGCTGTGGGCACCATGCTGCCCTGTTTCTGCCCCACTGAGCAGGCTTTGGCCCTGGTCTGA
- the DLL4 gene encoding delta-like protein 4 produces MAAASRSAFSWALLLLVTLWQQLAAGSGVFQLQLQEFANERGVLASGRPCEPGCRTFFRVCLKHFQAVVSPGPCTFGSVSTPVLGTNSFAVGDDSSGGGRNPLQLPFNFTWPGTFSLIIEAWHAPGDDLRPEALPPDALISKIAIQGSLAVGKNWLLDEQTSPPTRLRYSYRVICSDNYYGDSCSRLCKKRNDHFGHYVCQPDGSLSCLPGWTGEYCEQPVCLSGCHEQNGYCSKPAECICRPGWQGRLCNECIPHNGCRHGTCSIPWQCTCDEGWGGLFCDQDLNYCTHHSPCKNGATCSNSGQRSYTCTCRPGYTGVDCELELSECDSNPCRNGGSCKDQEDGYRCLCPPGYYGLHCEHSTLSCADSPCFNGGSCRERNQGASYACECPPNFMGSNCEKKVDRCTSNPCANGGQCVNRGPNRMCRCRPGFTGLHCELPISDCARSPCAHGGTCHDLENGLMCTCPAGFSGRRCEVPIPGDACVSGPCFNGATCYPGLSRDSFVCNCPYGFVGSRCEFPMSMPPSFPWVAVSLGVGLVVVLVLLGMVAVAVRQLRLRRPDDGGREAMNNLSDFQKDNLIPAAQLKNTNQKKELEVDCGLDKSNCGKQQNHTLDYNLAPGPLGRGTMAGKYSHSDKSLGEKAPLRLHSEKPECRISAICSPRESMYQSVCLISEERNECVIATEV; encoded by the exons ATGGCAGCCGCGTCCCGTAGCGCCTTTAGCTGGGCGCTACTGCTGCTGGTGACACTTTGGCAGCAG CTCGCAGCCGGCTCCGGAGTCTTCCAGCTGCAGCTGCAGGAGTTTGCCAACGAGCGCGGCGTACTGGCTAGCGGGCGGCCGTGCGAACCCGGCTGCAGGACCTTCTTCCGCGTCTGCCTTAAGCACTTCCAGGCGGTCGTCTCGCCCGGGCCCTGCACCTTTGGCAGCGTCTCGACGCCTGTGTTGGGCACCAACTCCTTCGCCGTCGGGGACGATAGTAGCGGCGGGGGACGCAACCCTCTTCAACTCCCTTTCAATTTCACCTGGCCG GGTACCTTCTCACTCATCATCGAAGCTTGGCACGCGCCAGGAGACGACCTGAGGCCAG AGGCCTTGCCACCAGACGCGCTTATCAGCAAGATCGCCATCCAGGGCTCCCTAGCTGTGGGCAAGAACTGGTTATTGGACGAGCAGACCAGCCCTCCCACAAGGCTGCGCTACTCTTACCGGGTCATCTGCAGTGACAACTACTATGGGGACAGCTGCTCACGCCTGTGCAAGAAGCGTAATGACCACTTCGGCCACTACGTGTGCCAGCCAGATGGCAGCCTGTCCTGCCTACCCGGCTGGACTGGGGAGTACTGCGAACAGC cTGTCTGTCTTTCTGGCTGTCATGAACAGAATGGTTACTGCAGCAAGCCAGCAGAATGCAT CTGCCGCCCAGGCTGGCAGGGACGCCTGTGCAACGAGTGCATCCCCCACAATGGCTGTCGCCATGGCACCTGCAGCATCCCCTGGCAATGCACCTGTGATGAGGGCTGGGGGGGCCTATTCTGTGACCAAG ATCTCAATTACTGCACCCACCACTCTCCATGCAAGAACGGGGCAACGTGCTCCAACAGTGGGCAGCGGAGCTACACCTGCACCTGTCGCCCAGGCTACACTGGCGTGGACTGTGAACTGGAGCTCAGCGAGTGTGATAGCAACCCTTGTCGCAATGGAGGCAGCTGTAAG GACCAGGAGGATGGCTACCGCTGCCTGTGTCCCCCGGGCTACTATGGCTTGCACTGTGAACACAGCACTTTGAGCTGTGCAGACTCACCCTGCTTCAATGGGGGCTCTTGCCGGGAGCGCAACCAGGGGGCCAGCTATGCCTGTGAATGCCCCCCCAACTTCATGGGCTCCAACTGTGAGAAGAAGGTGGACAGGTGTACCAGCAACCCATGTGCCAATG GGGGCCAGTGCGTGAACCGTGGTCCGAACCGCATGTGCCGCTGCCGTCCTGGATTCACAGGCCTCCACTGTGAACTCCCCATCAGTGACTGTGCCCGCAGCCCTTGTGCCCACGGTGGCACTTGCCATGATCTAGAGAATGGGCTCATGTGCACCTGCCCTGCTGGTTTCTCTGGCCGGCGCTGCGAGGTGCCTATTCCTGGTGACGCCTGTGTCTCAGGACCCTGCTTCAATGGGGCCACCTGCTACCCTGGCCTCTCCCGGGACAGCTTCGTCTGCAACTGTCCCTATGGCTTTGTGGGCAGCCGCTGCGAGTTCCCTATGAGCATGCCACCCAGCTTCCCCTGGGTGGCTGTCTCTCTGGGCGTGGGACTGGTGGTGGTGCTGGTGTTGCTGGGCATGGTGGCAGTGGCAGTGCGGCAGCTGCGACTTCGGCGGCCTGATGATGGTGGCAGGGAGGCCATGAACAACTTGTCAGACTTCCAGAAGGACAACCTGATCCCTGCAGCCCAGCTCAAGAACACAAACCAGAAGAAGGAGCTGGAAGTGGACTGTGGCCTGGACAAGTCCAACTGTGGCAAACAACAGAACCACACACTGGACTATAATCTGGCCCCGGGGCCTCTGGGGCGAGGGACCATGGCGGGGAAGTATTCCCACAGTGATAAGAGCTTAGGGGAGAAGGCGCCACTGAGGTTACACAG TGAAAAGCCAGAGTGTCGGATATCAGCGATATGCTCCCCCAGGGAATCCATGTACCAGTCTGTGTGTTTGATATCAGAAGAGAGGAACGAATGTGTCATTGCCACAGAG GTATAA